The Achromobacter pestifer genome includes a region encoding these proteins:
- a CDS encoding ABC transporter substrate-binding protein: MKRIQQLLRMAPPLALAASMALCAPAGAAPAPIKVGVIFPLSGGAGPQGQHVTQAIQAMAAVINEDGGVLGRPIEIVSRDDESTPAVGVSRATELVSAGVAVIIEGWNSPVTLAMQPVIARAGVLDITAISKADPILSGEGNPLAIRLNSSNAQDGTVIAEYIAKTAGAKRVAFLTENDAYGNGAQESIEKALKALGHPYEKVAEEKFPFTQADFRVAMTNVRAAKPDVTVAINANEGLGMPAIIRQARQSRLPGQLVSAVGTVAPSVINVAGDASDGLIGADIYFPDVEPFASNSANKRFVAKTQEMFKYTPDKFMALGATSLQVWAQAVNELKTLDREPVAKRIRGGSFQGTLMGDITFEPNGQLQSHYYLFTVKDRKIVVRP; encoded by the coding sequence ATGAAGCGGATACAACAGTTGTTGCGCATGGCGCCGCCCCTGGCGCTAGCGGCCTCGATGGCCTTGTGCGCGCCCGCCGGGGCAGCGCCGGCGCCCATCAAGGTAGGCGTCATCTTCCCGCTGTCGGGCGGCGCGGGCCCGCAAGGCCAGCACGTCACGCAGGCGATTCAGGCCATGGCCGCGGTGATCAATGAAGACGGCGGCGTGCTCGGCCGTCCGATCGAGATCGTGTCGCGCGATGACGAATCCACGCCGGCGGTCGGCGTATCGCGCGCCACCGAACTCGTCAGCGCTGGCGTGGCAGTCATCATCGAAGGCTGGAACAGCCCGGTGACGCTGGCGATGCAGCCCGTTATCGCCCGCGCCGGCGTGTTGGACATCACCGCGATCTCCAAGGCCGACCCGATTCTTTCCGGCGAAGGCAATCCGCTGGCGATCCGGCTGAACAGCTCCAATGCCCAGGACGGCACGGTCATCGCCGAATACATCGCCAAGACCGCCGGTGCCAAGCGCGTCGCGTTTCTTACCGAGAACGACGCCTATGGCAATGGCGCACAGGAGTCCATCGAGAAGGCCTTGAAAGCCCTCGGGCATCCCTATGAGAAGGTGGCCGAGGAAAAATTCCCGTTCACCCAGGCCGACTTCCGGGTCGCGATGACCAATGTGCGCGCGGCCAAGCCAGACGTCACCGTCGCCATCAATGCCAACGAGGGTCTGGGCATGCCCGCCATCATCCGGCAGGCCCGCCAGTCACGCTTGCCGGGCCAACTGGTCAGCGCAGTCGGCACCGTCGCGCCCAGCGTCATCAACGTGGCCGGCGACGCCTCGGACGGCCTGATAGGCGCGGACATCTACTTCCCCGATGTCGAGCCCTTCGCTTCGAACAGCGCCAACAAGCGCTTTGTTGCCAAGACGCAGGAGATGTTCAAGTACACGCCGGACAAATTCATGGCGCTAGGCGCGACGTCGCTGCAGGTATGGGCCCAGGCGGTCAACGAGCTCAAGACGCTCGATCGCGAACCCGTGGCCAAACGCATACGCGGCGGCAGTTTCCAGGGCACGCTCATGGGCGACATCACCTTCGAGCCCAATGGCCAGCTGCAATCGCACTACTACCTGTTCACGGTCAAGGACCGCAAGATCGTGGTCCGGCCATGA
- a CDS encoding branched-chain amino acid ABC transporter permease, with the protein MTTLSASRLALLPGAVVVFFLPAWLGGSQALYSAAVLIAIMAVMAYGLDVIVSDLGEVSLGHTVFFAAGAYVTALLATRAGAGAWLTLAASIAVALALAAVIGLITLRLREFVFSLVTYAVAVVAMTLAANWTFLGGSDGIRGLPTLDLSIGGWPLNAGNDQTLWPYAFALLAITLYLVDRFRHSRLGQAALMVHLNPRLATMNGIDPLRVRLQVFLFSAPITACAGWLYAYQRAYVSADILETYFLILMLTAVVLIGRRQLLGPLLATALVLIQEKFFSFGGYIDKIVLGSLLILVLAFFPQGLMGLLATRRKRPKAMATTLENSK; encoded by the coding sequence ATGACCACGCTTTCCGCCTCCCGCCTCGCGCTGCTGCCCGGCGCCGTCGTGGTGTTCTTCCTACCTGCCTGGCTGGGCGGCAGCCAGGCCCTCTACAGCGCCGCCGTGCTGATCGCCATCATGGCCGTCATGGCCTATGGCCTGGACGTGATCGTCTCCGATCTGGGCGAGGTCAGCCTGGGCCATACGGTGTTCTTTGCCGCCGGCGCCTACGTGACGGCATTGCTGGCCACCCGCGCCGGCGCGGGCGCCTGGCTGACGCTGGCCGCGTCCATCGCCGTCGCACTGGCCCTGGCGGCCGTGATCGGCCTGATCACCCTGCGCTTGCGCGAATTCGTCTTCTCGCTGGTGACATACGCCGTGGCCGTGGTCGCCATGACCTTGGCCGCGAACTGGACATTCCTGGGAGGATCGGATGGCATCCGCGGCCTACCGACGCTGGACCTGTCCATCGGCGGATGGCCGCTCAATGCCGGCAATGACCAGACGCTTTGGCCCTACGCATTCGCGCTCCTGGCGATCACCCTCTACCTGGTGGACCGCTTCCGCCACTCGCGCCTGGGGCAAGCGGCGTTGATGGTGCACCTGAACCCGCGCCTGGCCACCATGAACGGCATCGATCCGCTCAGAGTGCGCTTGCAGGTCTTCCTCTTTTCGGCGCCCATCACCGCCTGCGCGGGCTGGCTCTATGCCTATCAGCGCGCCTACGTCAGCGCCGACATCCTGGAAACCTACTTTCTCATCCTGATGTTGACTGCCGTCGTGCTGATCGGCCGCCGCCAACTGCTGGGGCCGCTGCTGGCCACGGCGCTGGTCCTGATTCAAGAAAAATTCTTCTCATTCGGCGGCTACATCGACAAGATCGTGCTCGGTAGCCTGCTGATCCTTGTTCTGGCTTTCTTTCCGCAAGGGCTGATGGGCCTGCTGGCGACACGTCGCAAGCGTCCCAAGGCCATGGCGACCACACTGGAGAACTCGAAGTGA
- a CDS encoding branched-chain amino acid ABC transporter permease — protein sequence MSLLQQLINGLVLGHAYALIAIGWTLLLGVARLVNFGHGQMYMLGAFVTWWATTTAGLPYLLALPLAMAAGALIGVAMQRIMLRATFEQNLVSIMIMTLGFGYVMHGAASLAFGSTGQILDTAWSQRDIEIGDLWLTWQDAAIVAAAILLFLLLKRVLDGSRAGRLVRMVAEDPKLAQLAGINVRRVYYGVFAFEGAAVALAAGLVAPRTPILTSMGFEEVIITFVVVVLGGIGSVTGSYVAGVALGVFTALFSALVSPAYATAAAFAVLIALLVLRPGGLSAGAMKGVH from the coding sequence ATGAGCCTGCTGCAACAATTGATCAACGGCCTGGTGCTCGGCCACGCCTATGCGCTCATCGCCATAGGCTGGACCTTGCTGCTGGGCGTGGCCCGGCTGGTCAACTTCGGCCATGGCCAGATGTACATGCTGGGCGCCTTCGTCACCTGGTGGGCGACCACCACCGCCGGCCTGCCCTATCTGCTGGCCCTGCCGCTGGCCATGGCGGCCGGCGCACTGATCGGGGTCGCCATGCAGCGCATCATGCTGCGGGCCACCTTCGAACAGAACCTGGTGTCGATCATGATAATGACCTTGGGCTTCGGCTATGTCATGCACGGCGCGGCATCGCTGGCCTTCGGCTCGACCGGGCAGATCCTGGATACCGCCTGGTCGCAGCGCGACATCGAGATCGGCGACCTATGGCTCACCTGGCAGGACGCCGCCATCGTGGCGGCCGCCATCCTGCTGTTCCTGCTGCTCAAGCGCGTGCTCGACGGCAGCCGCGCCGGCCGGCTGGTGCGCATGGTGGCCGAGGATCCCAAGCTGGCGCAGCTGGCGGGCATCAACGTGCGGCGCGTCTATTACGGCGTGTTCGCTTTCGAAGGCGCGGCAGTCGCCCTGGCGGCCGGGCTGGTGGCGCCGCGCACGCCGATACTGACCTCCATGGGCTTCGAAGAGGTCATCATCACTTTCGTAGTGGTCGTGCTGGGCGGCATCGGCAGCGTGACCGGCAGCTACGTCGCCGGCGTGGCGCTCGGCGTCTTCACCGCGCTGTTCAGCGCCCTGGTCTCGCCCGCTTACGCGACGGCCGCGGCCTTCGCCGTGCTGATTGCCCTCCTGGTGCTGCGCCCCGGCGGCCTGAGCGCCGGCGCCATGAAGGGAGTCCATTGA
- a CDS encoding Bug family tripartite tricarboxylate transporter substrate binding protein: MLNRIPAWAVLALASLAPLAQAAPSYPDKPVTLVIPFPPGGTSDVVGRQLAMQLGEELGGTFVVNNKAGASSTIGATFVARAPKDGYTLLLSSGSTFTVTPHLMTKISYTLDDFAPVSAVATVPFAFVVKKDFAAQTVAEYAAYAKAHPGKVNNATNGLGSMVHLLGELAATGMGVEVTQVHYKGAAPATVDMIGGVVDSNVEALTSAVPNVRAGQYRALAVLSAQRQPLLPDVPTFAELGYPDVVGETWYAVFAPAGTPAPVIERLNAALRKITASEQFVRTMQQIGNQPRSSSPAELRDITQRESQRWGALIEKLKIPPVQ, translated from the coding sequence ATGCTGAATCGCATTCCGGCCTGGGCCGTCCTTGCCCTGGCCAGCCTCGCCCCGCTGGCGCAGGCCGCCCCAAGCTACCCCGACAAACCCGTCACCCTCGTGATCCCCTTCCCGCCCGGCGGCACCAGCGACGTGGTGGGCCGTCAACTTGCCATGCAGCTGGGCGAGGAACTGGGAGGAACCTTCGTCGTCAACAACAAGGCTGGCGCATCCAGCACGATCGGAGCCACCTTCGTTGCGCGCGCCCCCAAGGACGGATACACCTTGCTGCTCTCTTCGGGCAGCACCTTTACAGTCACGCCGCACTTGATGACCAAGATCTCCTACACGCTGGACGATTTTGCGCCCGTCTCGGCCGTCGCCACGGTGCCCTTCGCCTTCGTGGTGAAGAAGGACTTCGCCGCGCAGACCGTGGCCGAGTATGCAGCTTACGCCAAAGCCCATCCGGGCAAGGTCAACAACGCCACCAACGGCCTGGGCAGCATGGTGCATCTGCTTGGCGAACTGGCCGCCACCGGCATGGGCGTGGAAGTGACTCAAGTGCACTACAAGGGCGCGGCCCCGGCCACCGTGGACATGATAGGCGGCGTGGTCGACTCCAACGTGGAAGCGCTCACCAGCGCCGTTCCCAACGTGCGCGCCGGGCAGTATCGTGCGCTCGCCGTGTTGAGCGCGCAGCGCCAGCCGCTGCTGCCGGACGTACCCACGTTCGCCGAACTGGGGTATCCGGACGTGGTGGGCGAAACTTGGTATGCGGTGTTCGCTCCGGCGGGCACGCCGGCGCCCGTGATCGAGCGGCTCAATGCGGCCCTGCGCAAGATCACGGCTTCGGAGCAGTTCGTGCGCACCATGCAGCAGATCGGCAACCAGCCGCGCAGCAGCAGTCCGGCGGAGCTGCGCGACATCACCCAGCGCGAAAGCCAGCGCTGGGGCGCACTGATCGAGAAGTTGAAGATCCCGCCCGTGCAGTAG
- a CDS encoding SDR family NAD(P)-dependent oxidoreductase, with the protein MKTEGSSALVTGGASGLGLATAQRLVALGMKVVIADLPGSAGAAAAGEIGARFSPADVTLETDVQAACELAAALGPLRVLVHCAGRGGPVRLIDKEGNPGSLETYTDIVRINLIGTFNTLRVAAAHMARNPVDDEGERGVCILTASVAAYEGQIGQIGYASSKAGVVGMTLVAARDLASKAIRVCTIAPGIFDTPMLARVSDEARKTLSASVPHPARLGTPAEYALLAEHIIANPMLNGETIRLDGALRMASR; encoded by the coding sequence ATGAAGACAGAAGGCAGCAGCGCGCTGGTGACTGGCGGCGCTTCCGGGCTGGGCTTGGCGACGGCGCAACGCCTGGTCGCCCTGGGCATGAAGGTGGTGATCGCGGATCTGCCAGGCTCTGCCGGCGCGGCCGCCGCCGGCGAGATCGGGGCGCGGTTCTCGCCGGCCGACGTCACCCTCGAGACTGACGTGCAGGCCGCCTGCGAACTGGCCGCGGCGCTCGGTCCCTTGCGGGTGCTGGTGCATTGCGCCGGCCGCGGCGGACCGGTGCGCCTCATCGACAAGGAGGGAAATCCAGGGTCGCTGGAGACCTACACGGACATTGTCCGCATCAATCTGATCGGAACTTTCAATACCCTGCGCGTGGCGGCGGCGCATATGGCGCGCAACCCGGTGGACGATGAAGGCGAGCGGGGCGTTTGCATCCTGACGGCTTCGGTGGCTGCCTACGAAGGCCAGATCGGCCAGATCGGCTACGCCTCATCCAAGGCAGGCGTCGTGGGCATGACCCTCGTAGCGGCGCGCGACCTGGCCAGCAAGGCCATCCGTGTCTGCACCATTGCACCCGGAATTTTCGATACGCCCATGTTGGCACGCGTATCCGACGAGGCCCGCAAGACCCTGTCCGCGTCGGTGCCGCACCCGGCGCGTCTGGGCACGCCGGCAGAGTACGCCTTGCTGGCCGAACACATCATTGCCAACCCCATGCTCAATGGCGAAACCATCCGTCTGGACGGCGCCCTGCGGATGGCCTCGCGCTGA
- a CDS encoding NAD-dependent epimerase/dehydratase family protein, whose amino-acid sequence MTKKKVLVVGALGVVGRAVMEHLHGRPEVLCAGLSRRAADFAADAVWIAADLRDEQATRHALAGHGDVTHLVYAALNEQPDLLKGWRDPENVTINTRMLVNTLAALDRAPLAHVTLMQGTKAYGVHTGRAMRIPAREQDAVRDHANFYFDQQDLLERQARRQGFGWTIFRPQIVLGVALGSAMNPVATLGAYATLLRESGQALAYPGHPELLTECTDARLIARAVEWAWEAPQAWGEVFNIANGDVMAWRHLFERLAEFFGMPGGALVQTRMRQAMPAEAQVWRDMARREGLRVGELSDLIGLSWQYADATWSAQHPLPFPPLVSTIKLRQAGFGDCIDSEVSVLEHLRKMQALGYLPH is encoded by the coding sequence ATGACAAAAAAGAAAGTGCTGGTGGTGGGCGCACTGGGTGTGGTGGGGCGGGCGGTGATGGAGCATCTGCATGGCCGGCCAGAAGTCCTGTGCGCGGGGCTGTCGCGGCGGGCGGCCGACTTTGCCGCGGACGCGGTCTGGATCGCGGCCGATCTGCGCGACGAGCAAGCGACGCGGCATGCTTTGGCGGGCCACGGAGATGTGACCCACCTGGTCTATGCCGCCCTGAACGAGCAGCCAGATCTGCTCAAGGGATGGCGGGATCCGGAGAACGTCACGATCAATACGCGGATGCTGGTCAATACGCTGGCCGCACTGGACCGCGCGCCGCTGGCACATGTGACCCTGATGCAGGGCACCAAGGCTTACGGCGTGCATACCGGTCGGGCCATGCGCATACCCGCGCGCGAGCAGGATGCCGTGCGCGACCATGCCAATTTCTACTTCGATCAACAGGACCTGCTGGAGCGTCAGGCGCGGCGGCAAGGCTTCGGATGGACGATATTCCGCCCGCAGATCGTGCTCGGCGTGGCTCTGGGCAGCGCCATGAACCCGGTGGCGACGCTGGGCGCCTATGCCACGTTATTGAGAGAGTCGGGCCAGGCGCTGGCCTATCCCGGGCATCCGGAGCTGCTGACGGAGTGCACCGACGCGCGCCTGATCGCCCGCGCGGTCGAATGGGCCTGGGAGGCGCCGCAGGCATGGGGCGAGGTGTTCAATATCGCCAACGGCGATGTGATGGCCTGGCGTCATCTGTTCGAGCGTCTCGCGGAATTCTTTGGCATGCCTGGCGGAGCCTTGGTGCAGACCCGCATGCGCCAGGCCATGCCGGCCGAGGCCCAGGTATGGCGCGACATGGCGCGGCGCGAAGGGTTGCGGGTGGGCGAACTGTCGGACCTGATCGGGCTGTCATGGCAATACGCGGACGCGACCTGGTCGGCCCAGCACCCCTTGCCATTCCCGCCGCTGGTGTCCACCATCAAGTTGCGTCAGGCGGGCTTTGGCGACTGCATCGACAGCGAGGTTTCGGTGCTGGAACATCTGCGCAAGATGCAGGCGCTCGGCTACTTGCCGCATTGA
- a CDS encoding ABC transporter ATP-binding protein, whose protein sequence is MTSAPPVLSARRLEVAYAGNRVLQLDQLDLQAGEIVGVIGANGAGKSTLVNALLGWSRGQPAVNGEVMLSQRPISDLPTHERVRAGLLLVPESRLVFSRMTVEENLAPAITPSGESSRRYYRRDDIYDLFPRLRERRHHLGGQLSGGERQMLGIGRSLMMGPRALLLDEPSIGLAPMLVTQVLQSLRSLASAGLAILLVEQNVRAALQVVDRLLLLERGRLVLQGPAAEVGADPRIAQAYLGAHTT, encoded by the coding sequence ATGACGTCCGCTCCACCCGTGCTGAGCGCACGCCGCCTCGAAGTCGCCTATGCCGGCAACCGCGTGCTGCAGCTCGATCAGCTGGATCTGCAGGCGGGAGAGATCGTCGGGGTCATAGGCGCCAACGGCGCCGGCAAGTCGACCCTGGTCAACGCCTTGCTGGGCTGGTCGCGCGGCCAGCCTGCCGTCAACGGCGAGGTCATGCTGTCGCAACGGCCCATAAGCGACCTGCCTACGCACGAACGCGTGCGCGCCGGCCTGCTGCTGGTGCCCGAGTCGCGTCTGGTGTTTTCGCGCATGACGGTGGAAGAAAACCTCGCCCCCGCGATCACGCCGTCCGGCGAGTCCTCACGCCGCTATTACCGGCGCGACGACATCTACGATCTGTTCCCGCGCCTGCGCGAGCGCCGCCATCACCTGGGCGGCCAGCTGTCGGGCGGCGAACGGCAAATGCTGGGCATCGGCCGCTCGCTCATGATGGGCCCCCGCGCCTTGCTGCTGGATGAGCCCTCCATCGGACTGGCGCCCATGCTGGTGACGCAGGTGCTGCAAAGCCTGCGCTCGCTGGCCAGCGCCGGCCTGGCGATTCTGCTGGTCGAACAGAACGTGCGCGCCGCCTTGCAGGTGGTCGACCGCCTGCTGCTGCTCGAACGCGGCCGGCTGGTGCTGCAGGGTCCAGCCGCCGAGGTAGGCGCCGACCCGCGCATCGCGCAAGCCTATCTGGGAGCACATACGACATGA
- a CDS encoding thiolase yields MNARLRGRCAIAGIGNTRRWNAPGRSPFDQLQEAAILALEDCGLGVKDVDGLYCAMSTSGLPVLNVAERLGIQPRQADGTMVGGASFLFHLQSAMAALETGLCDVALICYGSNQLTAGGKLASMPDPQPYEAPFAPRYPISSYALAAARHMHQYGTTREQLADVAVAARLWAQRNPDAYVRGPLTRADVLASRMVSDPLSKADCCLVTDGGAAVALVRAERARDLRRPPVYVLGTGVATSHRQISAMPDLAATCAVESGRRVYAMAGLSPRDIGHLMVYDAFTINTILFLEDLGFCAKGEGGAFVASGAIAPGGSLAVNTNGGGLSCNHPGMYGLYTLLESVQQLRGEAGERQVPDVQVSLAHANGGVLSSQATAILGTADAL; encoded by the coding sequence ATGAACGCCCGCTTGCGGGGCCGCTGCGCGATTGCCGGCATAGGCAATACGCGGCGCTGGAATGCGCCCGGCCGTTCCCCCTTTGATCAGTTGCAGGAGGCGGCGATCCTGGCGCTGGAAGACTGCGGCCTGGGCGTGAAGGACGTGGATGGCCTGTACTGCGCCATGTCCACGTCCGGCCTGCCGGTGCTGAACGTGGCGGAGCGGCTGGGTATCCAGCCGCGCCAGGCGGATGGCACGATGGTGGGCGGCGCGTCCTTCCTGTTCCACCTGCAATCGGCGATGGCCGCGTTGGAAACCGGGCTGTGCGATGTCGCCCTGATCTGCTATGGCTCGAATCAGCTGACCGCGGGCGGCAAGCTGGCTTCCATGCCGGATCCGCAGCCTTACGAGGCGCCCTTCGCGCCGCGTTATCCGATCTCCAGTTATGCGCTAGCCGCCGCGCGGCACATGCACCAGTACGGGACCACGCGCGAGCAACTGGCGGACGTGGCCGTGGCGGCGCGCCTGTGGGCGCAGCGCAACCCCGATGCTTACGTGCGCGGCCCGTTGACCCGCGCGGATGTGCTGGCCTCGCGCATGGTCAGCGACCCGCTCAGCAAGGCGGATTGCTGCCTGGTGACCGATGGCGGCGCCGCCGTGGCGCTGGTGCGCGCGGAGCGCGCGCGCGACCTGCGCCGGCCGCCGGTCTATGTGCTGGGAACCGGCGTGGCGACCAGTCACAGGCAGATTTCCGCCATGCCGGATCTGGCCGCCACCTGCGCGGTCGAGTCGGGGCGGCGCGTCTATGCGATGGCCGGACTGTCGCCGCGCGACATCGGCCATCTCATGGTCTATGACGCATTCACCATCAACACGATCCTGTTCCTGGAGGATCTGGGCTTTTGCGCCAAGGGGGAGGGCGGCGCCTTCGTCGCCAGCGGCGCCATTGCGCCGGGCGGCTCGCTGGCGGTCAACACCAACGGCGGCGGGTTGTCCTGCAACCATCCCGGCATGTACGGCCTGTACACCTTGCTGGAATCGGTGCAGCAGTTGCGCGGCGAGGCGGGCGAGCGGCAGGTGCCGGATGTGCAGGTGTCGCTGGCGCATGCCAACGGCGGCGTGCTGTCCAGTCAGGCCACGGCCATACTCGGCACCGCCGACGCATTGTGA
- a CDS encoding crotonase/enoyl-CoA hydratase family protein — translation MTEAKTENDEVLLESSEGILTITLNRPQARNAVTLAVARAIAAAVDELDRRDDLRIGILTGAGGSFCAGMDLKGFLRGERPSIDGRGFGGLTMRPPKKPLIAAVEGYALAGGFELVLACDMVVAAENAQFGVPEVKRGLAATAGGLVRLPRQLPYRVAMELALTGDMFPATRALGYGLINQVSAPGEALERARELARRIVANGPQAVAASKRVIVASQGWPADEVWSRQAELTEHVFTSADAREGSAAFAEKRAPVWQGR, via the coding sequence ATGACCGAAGCGAAGACAGAAAACGATGAGGTACTGCTGGAGAGCAGCGAAGGAATCCTGACGATCACCCTCAACCGTCCGCAGGCGCGCAATGCAGTGACACTGGCCGTGGCGCGCGCCATTGCCGCGGCCGTGGATGAGCTGGACCGCCGCGACGATCTGCGCATCGGCATCCTGACGGGCGCCGGCGGCTCCTTTTGCGCCGGGATGGACTTGAAAGGCTTTCTGCGCGGCGAACGGCCCAGCATCGACGGGCGCGGATTCGGCGGCCTGACCATGCGGCCGCCAAAAAAACCGCTCATCGCGGCCGTCGAAGGGTATGCCCTGGCGGGCGGATTCGAGCTGGTGCTGGCCTGCGATATGGTGGTCGCGGCGGAAAACGCGCAGTTCGGCGTTCCCGAAGTCAAACGCGGACTCGCCGCCACGGCGGGTGGGCTGGTGCGCCTGCCGCGCCAACTGCCTTACCGGGTGGCCATGGAACTGGCCTTGACTGGCGACATGTTTCCCGCGACGCGGGCCCTGGGCTACGGTCTGATCAATCAGGTGAGCGCGCCTGGTGAAGCGCTGGAACGCGCGCGGGAGCTGGCGCGCCGCATCGTCGCCAACGGGCCGCAGGCCGTGGCCGCCAGCAAGCGCGTCATCGTGGCGTCGCAAGGCTGGCCGGCGGACGAGGTCTGGAGCCGTCAGGCCGAGCTGACCGAGCATGTCTTCACGTCTGCCGATGCGCGCGAAGGCTCCGCCGCCTTTGCCGAAAAGCGCGCGCCTGTCTGGCAGGGGAGGTGA
- a CDS encoding ABC transporter ATP-binding protein, whose product MTAALRVESLAVRYGALVALEDVSWEVSSGDLLGIIGPNGAGKSSCYDAVSALIPRSGSVHLRGRNISAVPAHGLARLGIKRAFQQNSFFDQLSVRDNMVAALGGTAGLGTCILRPLTARRQAQALRDQAGERLERFGLPPECHALKPHEISYGMQRMLSIALAYGSGADVLLLDEPAAGLGGADMTALTALLRSLKAEGVALVVIEHHMDLIMSVADSICVLNLGRTLACGTPVQIQRDPRVLQAYLGGES is encoded by the coding sequence ATGACTGCCGCCCTGCGCGTGGAAAGCCTGGCCGTGCGCTACGGCGCCCTGGTCGCCCTGGAAGACGTCAGCTGGGAAGTCAGCTCCGGCGATCTGCTGGGCATCATCGGCCCGAACGGCGCCGGCAAGAGTTCCTGCTACGACGCCGTTTCTGCGCTGATACCTCGCAGCGGCAGCGTGCACCTGCGCGGGCGCAACATCAGCGCCGTGCCGGCCCATGGGCTGGCGCGGCTGGGCATCAAGCGCGCCTTCCAGCAGAACTCCTTCTTTGACCAGCTGAGCGTGCGCGACAACATGGTGGCGGCGCTGGGCGGCACCGCCGGCCTCGGCACCTGCATTCTGCGCCCGCTGACGGCGCGCCGGCAGGCGCAGGCCCTGCGCGACCAGGCGGGCGAACGGCTGGAGCGCTTCGGCCTGCCGCCGGAATGCCACGCCCTGAAGCCCCACGAAATCTCCTATGGCATGCAGCGCATGCTGTCGATCGCGCTTGCCTATGGCTCCGGCGCCGACGTGCTGCTGCTGGACGAGCCGGCCGCCGGACTGGGCGGCGCCGACATGACGGCCTTGACCGCGCTCTTGCGTTCGCTCAAGGCCGAGGGAGTGGCGCTGGTGGTGATCGAGCACCACATGGACCTCATCATGTCCGTCGCCGACAGCATTTGCGTCCTCAACCTCGGCAGAACCCTGGCCTGCGGGACGCCGGTGCAGATCCAGCGCGATCCGCGCGTGCTGCAGGCCTATCTCGGAGGCGAATCATGA
- a CDS encoding Zn-ribbon domain-containing OB-fold protein — protein MAADARFDGPGPDVRHQAGLQEGRILLQHCDDCASVRFPPALVCRACGSPRLTWRESPGAGVVYSTTKVRDRGGDYNVSLVEVEGGARMMSRVEGVDAPVIGSRVRARIVAGDDGHYIVFDAQGARS, from the coding sequence ATGGCAGCCGACGCGCGTTTTGACGGGCCTGGGCCCGACGTCCGCCATCAGGCCGGTCTGCAGGAAGGCCGCATCCTGTTGCAGCACTGCGACGACTGCGCCAGCGTGCGCTTTCCGCCCGCGTTGGTATGCCGCGCCTGCGGCAGTCCACGTCTGACGTGGCGTGAGTCGCCGGGCGCTGGCGTGGTGTATTCGACCACCAAGGTGCGCGACCGCGGCGGCGACTACAACGTCTCGCTGGTCGAAGTGGAAGGCGGGGCGCGGATGATGAGTCGCGTCGAGGGCGTGGACGCCCCAGTCATCGGTTCGCGGGTGCGCGCACGCATCGTCGCGGGGGATGACGGGCACTACATTGTGTTCGACGCTCAGGGAGCACGCTCATGA
- a CDS encoding MaoC/PaaZ C-terminal domain-containing protein: MPIDPAALLAARIPECSQDYNWRDCALYALALGAGMNPVGEEELAYLDETRLRVQPTQVNVLADPGFWLRDLPLGLDWRRAVHGEQSIRLHRPLAAQGRVTSVTRIVDLADKGMGKGALLYVERDLFDAGDGALLATLQQTVFCRADGGFGGLASVRPAPRALPDREPDARVDCPTSPQAALIYRLSADLNPLHIDPATARQAGFDRPILHGMASFGVAGLGLVRHCCPGAPQRVCAMSGRFRAPVYPGELLRIDVWLERPGLARFRVVAARRDEVAIDNGTFEFGES, from the coding sequence ATGCCCATCGACCCTGCAGCATTGCTGGCCGCGCGCATCCCTGAGTGCAGCCAGGATTACAACTGGCGCGATTGCGCGCTGTACGCCCTGGCGCTAGGCGCCGGTATGAATCCCGTCGGCGAGGAGGAGCTGGCCTACCTCGACGAAACCCGCCTGCGGGTCCAGCCGACCCAGGTCAATGTGCTGGCGGACCCAGGCTTCTGGCTGCGCGACCTGCCGCTGGGGCTGGACTGGCGGCGGGCGGTGCATGGCGAGCAGTCCATACGTCTGCACCGGCCTCTTGCCGCCCAGGGGCGGGTAACGAGCGTCACCCGTATCGTCGATCTGGCGGACAAGGGGATGGGCAAGGGCGCCTTGCTGTACGTGGAGCGCGATCTGTTCGATGCTGGCGATGGGGCCCTGCTGGCGACCCTGCAGCAGACGGTGTTCTGCCGCGCCGATGGCGGTTTCGGCGGCCTGGCATCGGTGCGACCGGCGCCGCGGGCGCTGCCGGATCGCGAGCCCGACGCCCGCGTCGACTGCCCCACTTCGCCGCAGGCCGCTCTCATCTACCGACTGTCGGCAGACCTGAATCCCCTGCATATCGATCCCGCGACCGCGCGGCAGGCGGGCTTCGACCGGCCGATCCTGCATGGCATGGCGAGTTTTGGCGTGGCAGGACTGGGCCTGGTGCGCCATTGCTGCCCTGGCGCGCCGCAACGGGTTTGTGCCATGAGTGGACGGTTCCGCGCGCCGGTCTATCCCGGCGAGCTGTTGCGAATCGATGTCTGGCTAGAGCGGCCGGGGCTGGCGCGTTTCCGTGTCGTGGCAGCGCGGCGCGATGAGGTCGCCATCGACAACGGCACGTTCGAATTCGGAGAGTCGTGA